A single genomic interval of Granulicella tundricola MP5ACTX9 harbors:
- a CDS encoding competence/damage-inducible protein A, which yields MIAEIIAAGSEMLTPFRQDTNSLYLTEGLNDLGVTVAFKTIVGDSLDHLTEAARNALQRADIVIFSGGLGPTEDDLTREAAAAALGLTLHPDPAIIAALYKRFAERRIAITPNNAKQADILDGAMLLENKNGTAPGQFLVTTYRGKKRYVALLPGPPKELKPLFDEQVKPRLAALLPTRFLAKRLLRMALIPESQVDARTSPIYKLYEDVETTILAGSGEIQLHFQCVAATLAQAQARVDELAERIEREMGDDIFSSHGESLDEVILLMLGMRHQTLATAESCTGGMLAQRLTAIPNSSRAFIGGAVTYSASMKALFCNVPPELIESQGAVSEPVARAMAEGIQTTTGASYGIGITGLAGPGGGSQGTDEGKPVGLVYIGITDATGPEPVTQIKQLQLMGDRERIRWWATQHALELFRRQLL from the coding sequence ATGATCGCAGAGATAATTGCCGCCGGAAGCGAGATGCTGACCCCCTTCCGGCAGGACACCAACTCCCTCTACCTGACTGAGGGCTTGAACGACCTGGGAGTAACCGTTGCCTTCAAGACGATCGTCGGGGATTCGCTCGACCACCTGACCGAAGCCGCCCGCAATGCTCTCCAACGTGCCGACATCGTCATCTTCTCCGGCGGTCTTGGCCCGACGGAAGATGATCTGACGCGCGAAGCCGCAGCCGCCGCTCTGGGCCTGACGCTTCATCCTGATCCCGCTATCATTGCCGCTCTCTATAAGCGCTTTGCCGAGCGCCGAATCGCCATCACGCCGAACAACGCTAAGCAGGCCGACATCCTTGATGGAGCTATGCTGCTTGAGAACAAGAACGGCACGGCCCCAGGCCAATTCTTGGTTACAACCTACCGAGGCAAGAAACGGTATGTGGCTCTCTTGCCTGGGCCTCCCAAAGAGCTAAAGCCACTCTTTGATGAGCAGGTCAAACCGCGGCTCGCAGCGCTCCTCCCCACGCGCTTTCTCGCCAAGCGGTTATTGCGTATGGCGCTCATACCAGAATCTCAGGTTGACGCCCGCACCTCCCCGATCTACAAGTTGTATGAAGACGTGGAAACTACGATTCTGGCAGGCTCTGGCGAGATCCAACTCCACTTTCAATGCGTCGCCGCGACCTTAGCCCAGGCGCAGGCGCGCGTGGATGAACTTGCCGAGCGCATTGAGCGTGAGATGGGGGACGATATCTTCTCGTCTCACGGCGAATCGCTCGACGAGGTGATCCTGCTCATGCTCGGAATGCGTCACCAAACCCTGGCAACTGCCGAAAGCTGTACCGGCGGGATGCTGGCACAGCGTCTCACCGCTATCCCTAATAGTTCACGCGCCTTCATCGGCGGTGCGGTCACATACAGCGCGTCGATGAAAGCGCTCTTCTGCAACGTTCCGCCAGAACTGATCGAAAGCCAGGGGGCAGTCAGCGAACCCGTTGCCCGTGCCATGGCAGAAGGGATTCAAACCACGACTGGGGCTTCTTACGGCATTGGAATCACCGGCCTGGCAGGCCCCGGCGGCGGGTCGCAGGGGACAGACGAGGGGAAACCAGTGGGGCTCGTTTACATAGGGATCACAGACGCAACCGGACCTGAGCCAGTCACACAGATCAAGCAACTCCAACTCATGGGTGACCGGGAACGCATCCGCTGGTGGGCTACCCAGCACGCACTTGAACTCTTCCGCCGCCAACTTCTTTAG
- a CDS encoding Uma2 family endonuclease has protein sequence MADDPTNVAVPLQQYLETAYRPDRDWIAGEVRERHVGEQSHASVQGFLTQIFRNRGIEWQIRAFPEQRVQTSKEHFLIADLCVVSRTVPLEPVVRTAPLLCVEILSREDKMSEIQLRVDDYLQMGATAVWVIDPRRRDAHLARAGRTMERHWEKLIVPGTPIVITLAEMFSELDELEGAKG, from the coding sequence ATGGCTGATGATCCGACGAACGTGGCAGTGCCGCTCCAACAATACCTGGAGACCGCATACCGGCCTGACCGGGACTGGATCGCTGGTGAAGTCCGAGAGCGCCACGTCGGGGAGCAGTCGCACGCCAGCGTTCAGGGGTTTCTGACACAGATCTTCCGTAATCGTGGGATTGAGTGGCAGATCAGGGCGTTTCCGGAGCAGAGAGTCCAGACCTCCAAAGAGCACTTCCTTATCGCCGATCTTTGTGTCGTATCGCGAACCGTGCCCTTGGAACCGGTTGTCCGAACCGCACCCTTGCTCTGCGTGGAAATACTCTCACGCGAAGACAAGATGAGCGAGATACAGTTGCGGGTCGACGATTACCTTCAGATGGGTGCGACGGCAGTCTGGGTGATCGATCCCCGGCGCCGGGATGCTCACCTGGCCCGCGCAGGACGTACGATGGAACGGCATTGGGAGAAGCTCATTGTTCCAGGCACGCCGATTGTTATTACCTTGGCGGAGATGTTTTCGGAACTTGATGAACTGGAAGGCGCGAAGGGATAG
- the ftsY gene encoding signal recognition particle-docking protein FtsY: MAFSFFGKRNQQQESEQQPEEPTQTPASEEIDPPRRGLFDRMRQAVTRTRESFSDSIGQVLALTREVDESTLIDLEPILLAADIGSATTAIVLENLRQRALRKGIEGGSELKELLRVELKSILDGVSQQTIPAVAAPEVIMMVGVNGTGKTTTTGKLAAYFRRQNRTVLLCAADTFRAAAIEQLEVWATRSDVPIIKTKQGGDPSAALYDACTAAKARGTQVLIVDTAGRLHTKSDLMKELDKMRRTAERLVPGAPHQTFLVMDATTGQNGLQQARLFTEAARVTGIVLTKLDGTAKGGIVLAIATELKLPVVYAGTGEKIDDLIPFDSSTFIDSLLD; encoded by the coding sequence ATGGCATTCTCGTTCTTCGGCAAACGCAACCAGCAGCAGGAATCCGAGCAGCAACCGGAAGAGCCCACGCAGACACCAGCCTCCGAGGAGATAGACCCTCCCCGGCGTGGTCTGTTTGACCGCATGCGCCAGGCGGTCACCCGCACCCGGGAGTCTTTCTCCGACTCGATTGGACAAGTGCTCGCCCTGACGCGCGAGGTCGATGAGTCGACGCTCATCGACTTAGAGCCCATTCTCCTCGCAGCCGACATCGGGAGTGCCACGACTGCCATTGTCCTTGAAAACCTTCGCCAGCGTGCGCTGCGTAAGGGAATCGAAGGTGGCAGCGAGCTTAAAGAACTTTTGCGCGTTGAGCTGAAGTCGATTCTGGATGGTGTGTCCCAGCAAACTATCCCTGCCGTCGCTGCTCCCGAAGTGATCATGATGGTGGGAGTGAACGGCACCGGCAAGACAACTACGACCGGCAAATTGGCTGCGTATTTTCGGCGTCAGAATCGAACGGTGCTGCTTTGCGCCGCAGATACCTTCCGCGCTGCTGCAATCGAGCAGCTAGAGGTTTGGGCGACGCGATCCGACGTCCCCATCATAAAAACTAAGCAAGGTGGCGATCCCTCAGCCGCCCTTTACGATGCCTGCACAGCAGCTAAGGCTCGCGGAACACAGGTCCTGATTGTCGATACGGCCGGCCGTCTCCACACAAAGTCCGACCTCATGAAAGAACTGGACAAGATGCGCCGCACCGCCGAACGGCTTGTGCCGGGCGCACCCCACCAGACCTTTCTAGTCATGGATGCCACCACAGGCCAGAATGGTCTGCAACAGGCTCGCCTCTTCACTGAGGCTGCCCGGGTCACTGGCATCGTACTGACGAAACTCGATGGAACAGCAAAGGGAGGGATCGTCCTCGCTATCGCTACTGAGTTAAAACTACCGGTGGTCTACGCGGGTACAGGTGAGAAGATTGACGATCTCATTCCGTTCGACAGCAGTACATTCATCGACTCTCTCCTGGATTAG
- the plsY gene encoding glycerol-3-phosphate 1-O-acyltransferase PlsY, whose amino-acid sequence MNPWLISIPLAYLLGSIPFGYLLVRFFRKQDIRETGSGNIGATNVARSGAKGLGLLTLALDLLKALIAVKIATHLVPANFDVAVGAAIAAIVGHMFPVWLGFHGGKGVASGLGVFLALAWKPSLVMFGIFLVIVFATRYVSLASMIAASTYPILAWLFHHQETAFTAFGYVIIPVLIIVKHHSNIRRLLAGTESRFGSKEVSA is encoded by the coding sequence ATGAATCCTTGGCTTATCTCCATACCGCTCGCCTACTTACTAGGCTCGATTCCATTCGGCTATCTTCTCGTCCGTTTTTTCCGCAAGCAGGATATTCGTGAGACGGGTAGCGGCAATATCGGCGCGACCAACGTCGCTCGCTCCGGTGCTAAGGGTCTAGGACTGCTGACCTTGGCGCTCGATCTGCTCAAAGCATTGATCGCAGTCAAAATCGCAACCCACTTGGTGCCCGCAAATTTTGATGTTGCGGTCGGCGCCGCCATTGCAGCCATCGTTGGACACATGTTCCCTGTGTGGCTCGGCTTTCACGGTGGAAAGGGCGTTGCCAGCGGGCTCGGAGTTTTCCTCGCTTTGGCATGGAAACCGAGCCTTGTCATGTTTGGCATCTTTCTGGTGATCGTTTTCGCCACCCGGTATGTCTCTCTCGCTTCTATGATTGCGGCCTCAACCTATCCGATCCTGGCGTGGTTGTTTCATCATCAGGAGACAGCTTTCACGGCTTTCGGCTATGTCATCATTCCGGTCCTGATTATTGTGAAACACCATTCCAACATCCGCCGCCTGTTGGCTGGCACAGAAAGCCGTTTCGGCTCTAAAGAGGTATCAGCATGA
- a CDS encoding NAD(P)H-dependent glycerol-3-phosphate dehydrogenase, whose product MSRIAVLGAGAWGTALAISLARRGGHDLTLWAHSAALSEQLIESGENVPYLPGFTLPADIQITSDLPAAIFEADILLSVTPSQHLRETIAHIAPLLTPNQIILSASKGIEDKSFLRMTQVIASITNNPCGVVSGPSFAQETAAGLPTAVVIASSVPQVAQTVQREFSSPSLRLYTNDDVTGVELGGALKNVIALSSGVIHGLGLGANTSAALITRGIAEITRLAVACGGRRQTLAGLSGVGDLVLTCTGSLSRNRQVGVELGKGRKLPEILAGMNGKVAEGVRSTAAALGLAARYGVEMPIAEQMDAVLHREKSPRDAIKDLMARPGREE is encoded by the coding sequence ATGAGCCGTATTGCAGTTCTTGGCGCCGGGGCCTGGGGTACGGCGCTTGCCATCTCTTTGGCTCGCCGTGGAGGACACGATCTCACCCTGTGGGCACACTCAGCAGCTTTATCAGAGCAGTTAATCGAGTCCGGTGAAAATGTCCCCTATCTTCCAGGGTTCACGCTTCCTGCCGACATCCAGATTACCTCTGACCTTCCAGCCGCAATCTTTGAAGCGGATATCCTGCTCTCGGTGACGCCGTCCCAGCATCTACGCGAGACCATCGCGCACATCGCACCACTCCTGACGCCGAATCAGATTATTCTCTCCGCCAGTAAAGGCATAGAGGACAAGAGTTTTCTACGGATGACCCAGGTCATCGCGTCGATCACAAATAATCCCTGCGGCGTTGTCAGCGGGCCATCGTTTGCGCAAGAGACTGCGGCCGGTCTACCTACGGCAGTTGTCATCGCATCCAGTGTTCCGCAAGTCGCGCAAACCGTCCAGCGTGAGTTCTCGTCTCCGAGCCTGCGGCTTTATACAAATGATGATGTCACTGGAGTGGAGTTGGGTGGGGCCTTGAAGAATGTCATCGCTCTCTCGTCAGGAGTGATCCATGGGCTGGGATTGGGGGCTAATACCTCCGCTGCCCTCATCACGCGTGGAATCGCCGAAATCACTCGTTTGGCAGTCGCGTGCGGGGGACGACGGCAGACACTCGCCGGCCTCTCTGGAGTTGGTGACCTCGTGCTGACATGTACGGGTAGCCTCAGCCGCAATCGCCAGGTTGGAGTGGAGTTAGGCAAAGGACGCAAGCTGCCTGAGATCCTTGCCGGAATGAATGGCAAGGTTGCCGAAGGCGTGCGCAGCACTGCGGCTGCCTTGGGCCTAGCTGCGCGGTATGGGGTGGAGATGCCGATTGCGGAACAGATGGACGCCGTACTGCATCGGGAAAAATCACCGCGGGACGCAATCAAGGACTTGATGGCTCGCCCTGGACGCGAAGAGTAG